The genomic DNA CCCTCTCCCTTGCAAACCAAGTTGGAACCTGTTACCACTAGTAACAACTCTGAACCTGAAGAGAATAGAGTTTCTAAAAAGGGGATAGAATGGAGTCACAGCGTATCAGTTtaccagaaagaaataaaagttccTTTTCTAAAGGGTGAAGaaactttggaaaatacagtTCTTCCCCCGAAAGCTCAAAGCGGTGAGTGCCAACTAAACATGGAGAACTTGTTTCAGATGGCTGCAGAAGGTTCTCGCCCATTGGATCAAACTTGCCATTTTCACAGAAAGGGTTCTTTTGGGGATGTGGCCACCTCTCCCCAAGATATGCCTTCTTCCAGCATTGCTCATCTTGCTCCTCAGGATAAGGCACTACATTCTCAAAGGGAAATCTCAGAGACTGCAGAAAAAGTCATTCTTCCATCCAAACCTGTATTGGAAGATGTAAATGCTGTATTACAGAAGCTACTTAAAGAAGGCTTGGTTGAGTTGTCCAGTTGGGAGGGAAATAGTTCCTGAAAAAGTAAAAGCAGAATTTCCTGAAGGAGTACAGGCAGCAGGTAGCCCCCCAAATTCTTTGGGAGTTATCCTGCCGTGGGCTACAATGGACATCATAGTTCCAGACAGAAAGGATTTGTATTCCCTCAGGGTACTGCCTGATGAAACTCAGGAAGCTGGGTCTCACTTAGCTGCCCAAATATCTCCATCTGTACAAATGCTTAGCTCATTGGGTCTCACTGTTGCTCAATATGGCAAAGAGTTACCTCAGGAAGTGGCAGAAATTGTGAGGGAAACAATTATTCAGCCTAAATCAGGGCATGATGAATTCAGTGCTGGCTTAGAAAAACTACTGAAGGAAACTATTGAAACTCCCTCCTCAAAATTTGAAAGTGGTATAGGGACTCTTTCTCCATCAAAGGTAATAGGTAGTACTGAGGTGCCCAGGCGAGCTGCTTCTGGATTCCATCCTGAGGAAATACAAGAAACAGTTAAAAAATCTGAGGCTCCATCAATAATGGAGACTGCTTTTGATACTGGTTTTGAGAAACTCCTTAAAGAGACATCTGAAGCTCCTTCTTTTCAGCTCCAGGTGTCAGTGAAGGAGGGAACTCCTGAGAAGGAGCCTCCACAGTCAGGGCAGGCCAATTTCTTGGGCACAGTGCCCCAGTTTTGCTGGGCAgcctcagaggcctctgaaacGAAGCTTAAGAATGTTTTCAAATCTCAAGCTGACCAATGTGATAAAATGTTGGGAGGAGACAAAGCTGTGACTGGTTTATCAGTAGATCTCTCTGGTTCTGAAAGTGGGGTTGAGATCCCTGGAACCCCACAACTGTGTGTGTGGACCATAAAATAGGGACCAGGGGAACTATGAAACCCACAGAGGGCAGGGATAGTGAAAGTGAGGCTGCAGGGGTTCGAGAAGGCTCTTTTTGGGAACCTGGCTTCGAAGAGTTTCTGGTAACAATCAGTATGTCCAGATATAGGCAACCCATTCCTTTCCTGATGAACAGAGAAAGCCCTGCAAAAACAAGTAGAGTTGAATTGATCCTGGCATCACCATGTAAGagacaagaggaagaaaaagaaggtttCTCTGACTCAGATTTTTCAGATGGAAACATTAGTTCTAATTCGGGAAGCTGGAGAAATACCTCCAGTGAACATTTTGAAGTTTTTAACCTGTTGGTTAATGAGTAGATTTATGGAATGTTGATTTAAAGAATGATACGGTTTTTAAAATCGGGAATAATTTGACACTTCCCAATGATGCTAAATTCTTCTTATCACCTCAGTTCTCCTTAGTCTTtcttaatcaaaaaactacatttCCTTTCATATTCTTTAATCAAATGAATTACATAGAGACCGCTTTACCCATAAGGCAGTGTTTCGGAAATGCCataaatgggcacaaatttccCTTGTAGGAGGAATAGTTTACCGTAGTAGTGGTTTAATGTCAGGAACAAAGCATAAGGCTGGCactttccctcagataccttgtgTTCTGGTGTTCTGTTGCCATTCTTTTCCCCTCATTTTCAATTATCTGCAGGACCATCCCCTTCTAGAGTGTGACTTTGGTCAAATGACTTCACCTGATTCCGCCTAAGGGCGTTGCCAGGCCTGCCGCCTTTCTTCGGCTCCAGCCTTGGCGGAGGAGCTGAAGATCTTAATCAACTCCCAGATTCATCTAAGAAGACTTGAGGGTACTGGTTGCAGCCAAGCTATAAAACACAGGGCTTGTCTCAGTTTGCTCCTCTGATTAATATGGGCATTTTAGCAGAGAAGTCCAGAAGCAGATAGGAAAAAGAAGTTACCTGATGAGTGTGAGGAAATGATAAAGGATGCTCGCTGGCTGGGACATTGTAACCGAAGTTGCACAACAGCTAGTGTTGATTGCCTTTCTAGTAGTGAAATAGATTTTGTCATTTTCTAGCTCCCTTCAATCTCAATGGGAATAAATAAGTTTTCCTGAGTGGTCGACTTCTGAGGTTTGGCTTCCTTTACAAGTAGGTGTAGGGCCTCTTCTTGAAAACTGGAAAACCAGAGAATCCACCTTTCATCCTGATTAATCGAGTTGAAGTCCCTGTAACAAATGTtgctgggaagggaaggaaagtgaAATACCAGTCTGTGAAACCTAACGTGTGCAAGAGTAAAAGTCAGTATGTTAACTTGTTGAAGTAGTCTCTTACTAAACCACCCCATGAGCTACTTGGGTAAACTGACCCGTAGAAGGAAGAGGGCTTGTAAATTTGCATTTTGGAGACCATCGCCTAATATGTGTAGCTATGTTTGTAGTGTACCAGAATAAGTGATAGAGCATCAAAAAACCtgtctaaaaatgaaataatcaataCTAAATAACCACCCAGATCAGAGCCCAGAGAAGAATATAGGCCAAGTAAGAGGTATAGAATGGTGCAGTTGTAGTTTAGTATCCTCTAACCTAAATTATTATTTGTAAACAAATGGGTGGGGGTAGGGTGAAAGTAGGGAGGAACCTGACTACAAGGGCACCGTAATTCTGATCAGCAACCTCACATGTCTGATTTGTGGCTGAGCTCTTAAGCAACCAAAACTTCAGTATGCTCCTTTAAAAAAGAAGGGTTCCATGGTCAAATACTTTTGGAAATGCTGGGAGATTATGTACATTCTTAGCATATTAAAGTCTGTGAGAAGCTCTTCAGtaagaattcttttaaatttgaaccCAGAGCTTCCCAAATCTAATCATCATTGAATCCATTGGCCATAGCAGGCTTATTAACAATGGGCAGAGTGAGATGCATTT from Manis pentadactyla isolate mManPen7 chromosome 9, mManPen7.hap1, whole genome shotgun sequence includes the following:
- the LOC130684862 gene encoding uncharacterized protein LOC130684862; translation: MLYYRSYLKKAWLSCPVGREIVPEKVKAEFPEGVQAAGSPPNSLGVILPWATMDIIVPDRKDLYSLRVLPDETQEAGSHLAAQISPSVQMLSSLGLTVAQYGKELPQEVAEIVRETIIQPKSGHDEFSAGLEKLLKETIETPSSKFESGIGTLSPSKVIGSTEVPRRAASGFHPEEIQETVKKSEAPSIMETAFDTGFEKLLKETSEAPSFQLQVSVKEGTPEKEPPQSGQANFLGTVPQFCWAASEASETKLKNVFKSQADQCDKMLGGDKAVTGLSVDLSGSESGVEIPGTPQLCVWTIK